The nucleotide window GCACCGGCACGCAGACCGGCGTCATCAATGTCACCGGTTCCGGTGTGCTCGGTTCGAACGGCACAAGCACCGACCTTAGCCTCCAGAGCGCGGATTCCGCCAACAGCATCGGTATCGTGAGCATCGCATCCGGCGGCACGGTTCAGGTGAACTCGCTGAACGCGGAGAAGTACTTCGTGGCTGATGGCGTGAATGTCACGGCCGGCAGTTCCTACGTGAACTTCAACAATGGCACGCTGAGATCGAACGCTGCCTCCACCAAGCTCCTCGCAGCCACTCTCACTGGCGTTTACATCCATTCCGGCGGCGCGACCTTCGATACCAACGGCGTGAACTCCACCACCGCGAAGGGTTTGCAGGCACCGACCGGAAACGGCATCACTTCGATTGCCGTTGCCACCGCGGGTTCCGGCTACATCGGACGTCCGAATGTCAAGATCACCGGCGGCGGTGGTGTGGGTGCGACCGCCATGGCCACCTACGATGAGGCCACCGGCACGATCACCGGCATCACCATCACCAGCCCCGGAAGCGGTTACACCAGCACGCCCACCGTTACTCTGGTGGGTGGCGGTGCCGCCACTGCGGCCACCGTGGGCACGGTCAGCACGGGTGCTGTGACCAGCGGCGGTATTTCCAAGATCGGCACCGGCATCTTGTCGCTTGGTGGCACCAGCACCTACACGGGGGCCACCTCGGTGACGGGCGGCACGCTTGATATTGCCGGGACGATCGGCTCCGGCGGCGGCACGGCCATCACCAGCTCCACCGGACTCACCGAGGCGGCTACCGGCGTGATCGCTGGTGCTTCCAGTGTTTCGATCACTGGCGGGACATCCACACTCGGCGGCGTCAATACCTACACCGGCAGTACCAGCGTCGCGGCCGCAAGCAGCCTCGCACTGACCGGCACGCTTGGTTCGGGCACCGGCACGGCTGTCAGCACGGCTGGCACCTTCACCGAGTCCGCGGCGGGCGTGATCGCGGGGTCCTCCTCGCTTTCCGTGTCCGGTGGCTCCGCCTCCCTGGCGGGTGCCAACACCTACACCGGATCCACCAGCGTCACCGGGGGTACGCTGACTCTCACCGGCACCGGCAATATCAACAGCACCTCCGGGCTCACCGTCAACGGAAGCGGTGCGAAGCTGGTGCAGACCAGCAGCACGACCCTCTCCTCTCCGGTCAATCTGGGCACCGGAACGGTCGACGGAACCGGTCTGGTTGACACCATCAATGTGGGCCATGCCACCGGTGGTGTGGTTGCCAACGGCAATGGCAGCTTCTCCCCCCTTTCGGTCAACAATCTGACCTTCAATGGCACGGGTGCGATGAATGTGGCGATCAACTCCGCATCGCCGGGACTTGTCGTGGGAGCCCTCACGACGAACGCCGCCGGTCCGGTGACCCTCAATGTCAGCAATCCGATCTGGAGCAACGGCCAGACCTATGACGTGGTGTCCTACACCTCCCTTGGTGGAGCGGGTTATTCCGCATTCACCCTTGGCACGGTTTCCGGTCTTGGCGCGCGTCAGACCGCGAATATCCAGAACAGCGGCGCAAGCCTGCAGGTGGTGATCACCGGTGACAACCCCACCTGGACAGGTGCCTTGAGCAATGAATGGAGCACCGCGGTCCTCGCATCGCCGAAGAACTGGAAATCCGTCAATCTCGGAACCTCCACCGACTTCCTCGCCAATGATGCGGTCATTTTCGGGGACGCCGCGACCGGCTCCACCTCGGTGAATATTGCCGGTGGAAATGTCGTTCCCAGCAGCACGACCTTCAACAATACCAACTTCGCCTACACCATTGGCAGCACCGGCGGCTTCGGCATCGCCGGAACCGGCATCCTCATCAAAAGCGGGATCAACCAGCTCACGCTGAACTCCGCCAACACCTACTCCGGTGGCACCCAGTTCAATGACGGCCAGCTCAACATCAACAATGCCTCCGCCATCGGCACCGGCCCGTTGACCTTGACCGGCAGCTATCTGGACAACACCAGCGGCAGCCCGGTCACGCTTTCCACCAACAACGCCCAGGCGTGGAACAGCAACGCCCTCAACTTCATCGGATCGAATTCGCTGAACCTGGGCACCGGCAATGTGACCATGAGCGTTTCCCCGGTGATCACGACGGACGGCTCCGCCACTCTGACCGTCGGCGGCTCGATCAGCGGTGCCTTCGGGATCAGCAAGACCGGCGCGGGCACTCTGGCGCTGGGTGGTGCGGCCAGCACCTTTACCGGTGGTGTCACCTTCAGCTCGGGCACGCTCGCCATCAATGGTGCGGCGGCCCTCGGCACGGGTGCTTTCAATATCGATGGTGGTGCCGTGCTGGACAACACCAGCGCCGGAGCGGTGACGCTCACCACGACCAATAACGGCACTTGGAACAACGACATCACCTTCACCGGCACGCAGAGCCTGAATCTCGGCGCGGGTGCCATCACGCTCGGTGGCACCGGTGACCGCACGTTCAACGTGGTGGCGAACGCTTTCACGGTGGGCTCCTTCACCAGCACCCAGGGCCTCGTCAAGACCGGCGCGGGCACGCTCGGCCTGGGTGCAGCCGGCATCACCAATCTCGGCGGCACGCTGACCGTACAAGCTGGCAAGATTCAGACCGGTATCAACGATCTGAAAGCCACCGGTCTTGCCGGCAGTGGCACCATCGAGAACGGCAGTGGCGTGGTGCGCTGGCTGTATATTACAAATCCCGTGGACAATACCTTCACGGGTGTTCTTCAGGATGGTGCTGGTGTCGGCAAGCTGGGACTCCTGAAAGCGGGAGCCGGCAAACTGACGCTCACCGGCAATAGCTCAATGGGAGATCAGGTTACCGTCAACGGTGGTTTGTTGAACGTCACGGGAAGCCTTTCACTTTCCAAAACGGTTGTTCCCACCGCTCTTGCCGCAGGCGGTGGCATCCGGGTGGGAACAGGGGCCACCCTGGGGTCCGCAGGAGAGGTTTGGCTTTCCAACGTCGAGAATACTTACGGCTCTCTCAATATCGATGGAGGCACGGTCAATGTCGGCAGCTGGCTTGCCTTCGGACGCGGTGGTGGCAATGGGTTGCTTACCCACAATGGTGGCACGCTCAACATCTCCACCAACAACCTCACGCTGGGCTCGTTCGGCGGTGCTGCCACTGGAACGATCGATACTCTCCACGGGGTTGCGACTTTCCGGGGAAGCAGCGTGACCGATCTCTCCGCGACCGCGGCCAATCAAGGCAACATTTACGTCGGTGAGAACACCACGGGCGTGATGACGATGATGGAGTCCGCATCGGTGACCGCTCATGGTCCGAATGGCGTGATCATCGCCAAGCAGAATACCACGAATTCCGCAGGCGTGTTCAATCTGCTCGGAGGAGTTCTCACCACCACTTCGATCACTGGCGGCACCGGCACCAGCACCGCGAACTTCAATGGTGGCACGGTGAAAGCATTCGCTGATTCGGCGACCTTCATTGCCACCTTGGGCAATGCATTCGTCCGCTCCGGTGGCCTCACGGTTGATCTCAATGGCAAGACCTTGACCGCTCCCCAAGCCCTGTTGGCACCTCCGGGATCGGGTATCTCCGCGTCCGGTCTGGTGGTCAGCGGTTCGGGTTATTTCGAAGCCCCGATTGTCCAAATCACTGGCGGAGACGGCATCGGCGCGACGGCCATCGCCTCGATCGATTCGAGCGGCAATCTGACCGGCATCACCGTCACCAATCCGGGCCGCAACTACACCGTGCCACCGACCTTCACCCTCATCGGTGGTGGTGGCACCGGCTCGGTGACCGGCACTCCGGCCCTGGTGGCGAACACCAGTGGTGCGGTGACGGTGAAGGGGGCGGGCTCGCTTACCCTGGGTGGCGCAAACAGCTATACCGGTCTGACCAGCGTGGGTGACAGCGCCACCACCAATATCAGCACACTGGGCATCACCAACGATTCCGGCCTGGGCTCCACCGATGCGGGAACCATCGTGCATGGCGTGGCTCCGGGAGCTGGCACCATCGGCACCAGCCTCCTGCTCGGTACGGTCACCATCCCGGCTGGAGAAGGCATCACGCTGGATACAGGTGCGGCGGGCCAGCGCTCATCGATCCGCGTGGCCGGCACCGCCGATTCCGCGGTGATCAACGGCAACATCACCCTTGCCGGCAGCGGCCGCGCCCAGCTCTATTCCGAAGGCACCGGTGCCAGCAGCCTGGTGATCAACGGCAACATCAGCGGCACCGTCGGGGATTCCTTCGCCGTGCGCGGTGGCGCGGCCGCCACCGCCACCGGCACCATCAACGGCACGGTCAGCATTGGCACCGTGCCATTCCAGAAGACGGACGCCAGTGTCTGGACGATCAACTCCACCGGCAACAGCTGGGGTGCGACCACGATCTCCGTGGGTACGCTGAAGCTGGGTGTGAACGATGCCCTGCCGACCACCACCGGCATCACCATCGGTCAGAACGGCCAGAGCGCGATCTTCGATCTGAACGGAAAGAACCAGACCATCACCGGTCTGGCGGGTGTCGCCGGCTCCACCGCGATCTCCGTGACCAGCGCCACCGCAGCCACGCTGACGATGAACAACACTCTGGCACAGACCTTCGGCACCAATGGCGGCATCATCAGCGGTGCCATCAAGCTGGTGAAGACCGGTGCGGGCACCTTCAACCTCAGCGGCATCCATACCTACACTGGTGACACCACGGTGTCCGCGGGCAAGCTCAGCCTGACCAATGCCTACCTCGCGGATACGGCCGATGTGCGTCTCGCGACCGGAGCCACGCTTGATCTGACCTTTGCGGGTACGGATACGATCGACGAGCTCTACATCGACGGCGTGGCGCAGGCTGGTGGCACCTGGGGTGCGATCGGTTCAGGTGCGACCCATGAAACCGGGCTCATCACCGGCACCGGCAAGCTCCAGGTCACTACCGCTGGAGGCAGTGCGTTCGATACCTGGGCTTCCTCCAAGGGGTTGACTACCGGCAACAATGGCAAGGCGGATAATCCGGATGGCGATGGTCTCAACAACCTCGGTGAGTTCGCCCTCGATGGCAATCCGCTCTCAGGCGTGCGCGCTGGTAAGGTGGTGGTGAAGGTCGCTCCGGTCAGCAGCGTGAACTACCTCACCCTGACTCTTCCGGTCCGTGGCAGCGGCACGACCTTCTCCGGTTCCACCGAGAAGGTATCGGCCCTTGTCGATGGCATCATCTACCACGTGCAGGGTTCCGATGACTTGACCAACTTCACCGCCACCGTGGTGGAGGTGACAGGCACGGATGCCACCAACATCCAGAGCGACCTGCCGGTTCTGTCCAGTGGTTGGTTCTATCGCACCTTCCGCTCGCAGAATCCGGTGAGCTCGACTTCCAAGACCTTCCTCCGCGCGAAGATCACGGAATAATCCTTCGTCCTGCAGAAACCTCGGCGAACCAACGCCCCGGCTGGACCTTCCGGCCGGGGCGTTTGGTTTGAGTAGCTGGAGTCGTAAGACTTCAGGCGGTGTGGACATGCGCGGTTCCCCGCACTTCCAGTTCATTCTCGATTTCCGGAGTGGATCCACCCACTCCAAAGTCCACGACTTCGGCTACAAATTCACACCTTTTCCAGTGCCTGGAGCCGCTGGAGCAGCGGCGGATGTGAATAGTCGAGCCACACCCGAAGCGGGTGAGGGGACGGGTGTGAAAGCTGGTCGGCGGAGAGCTTCTTCAGGGCTTCTGAAAGTGGCTTTGCATCACCGGTGGAGTTTGCGGCGAAGGCATCGGCCTCGAATTCGTGGCGGCGGGACCATGCATTCGCGAGGACTCCGAGCACACGGCTCACCGGTTCGAACAACAGGGTGAACAGGAGGATGCCCACGTGCGGCGAAATTTGCGCGACACCGAAGGCATCGAACAACTGCCGGGAGAAAGCGCCGTGTGGATCGGTGGCCAGACCGAGGAGGAAGAACAACGCCGCCGATTGAAGCACGCCCACGAACAACCGCTGGCGGATGTGTCCGAGACGGAAGTGCCCGATCTCATGCGCCAGCACGCCGAGCAATTCATCCTCGCCGTGCTTCTCCATCAGTGTGTCGAACAGCGCGATTTTCTTGCGCTTGCCAAAGCCGGTGAAGAACGCGTTTGCCTTGGTGGATCGTTTCGATCCATCCATGACGAAGACGCCGGACAAGGGGAATCCGCAACGCTCGCCCAGTTCTTCGATGCGGCGCTTCAAACCGCCTTCCGGCATCGGGCTGAATTTGTTGAACAGAGGGAGAATCAACGATGGTGCCAGCCACGTGAGCAAAAGCTGGAATACCGTGAAAACCGCCCATGCCCACAGCCACGCGTGGGGCACCTGGAGGAAGATCCACAGAAGCGCCGCCGCGATCGGCACGCCCAGCACGGCGAGCATCAGCAGTCCTTTGATCTGATCTCCCCAGAAGGTTGCCTGCGTCGAGCGGTTGAAACCGAATTTTTCCTCGATGACGAAGGTATCGTACCAGGAGAATGGCAGCCCGAGCAACTGGATGCCCAGGGCGCAGCAGGCAAAGAATACGAGACCGCTTGCGACCGGGCCATCATGTGCCAGCGCGCGGCTGGTTTCATCCAGCCACTGGAATCCACCGAGCATCCAGAACGCGATCGGCAGGGCCAGCATGACGCTGGAACGGATGATTTGGAAAACCGCGTTCGTCCGCAGATAGGCCCGCGAGCGATCCAGGCTTTCCGCCGTCAGAATATCCGCAAGGGCAGGTGGAACGGTTTCCGGAAATGCCTTCAGGTTCAGCAGCGCCGCCGCGAAGTCGAGATTCCACAGGGCGAACATCGAGATCAGGATCACGACCGCCAGAATGTTCCATTCCATCATCTGGGCGCAGCATGCACCCGCTTGGCAGCCGGGCAAGTGCTGGAATTCCATCCCATGAAAGCGGGAATACGCGGGTGCGTGGTGATTTGTGTGATTCGTGGGTTAATTGTTTTATTTTGAGTGGTTTGCGTGGTTTTGAATTGGCGTTGCGGCGGATGCGGGGCGTCGCTACATTGCGGCGATGCCTTTCAGCTCCCTGTCGTCTCAACTTCGCGGACTTGCCGCCCTGTGCGTGGTCGCGACGTCATTTGCCGCGCAGGAGCCTCCGCCGGTGGCATCCAATGCACTTCCTTCGGCGGCGAAGGGCGCGAACGATGGCTCGATCAGCACCCGCAAGGATGCCCGCACGATCACCCTGCGGATTCCCGCGCCGCGCGGCCAGATCGTGGACCGTGAGGGCGAGCCGCTGGCACAGAATGTGATGGCGTATCAGGTGGCGCTTCAATTCAAGCAACTGGAAGCCGCCGACCGCGATTTCGTGGTCAACTGGGGCCGCACGCGCATCGCGCATGCGGCGGCGGTCGTGAAGAACCTCGCCATTCCCACGGATGACGAACTCTACGATCATTACCGCCACCGCCGCTGGCTGCCGCTGATCCTTTCCGAGCAGATCTCCGCCAAGGACGCGAAGGGGCTCGAATCGAAGCTCGGCTCGGACATGATCCTGCATCCGGTCTATCGCCGGTTTTATCCGGAGGAAGGGCTGGCAGCGCACGTCATCGGCTTCACCGGCAGCGTGGGCAAGCTGCCCACCGGTCCGATCAATTTCAACGAACCGCTGTGGGAGGAAGTGGAAGGCCGCTCGGGCCTTGAGAAGATCTACGACAAACAACTCGTCGGCGAGCCGGGCACGAAAAAGCTGCTGTTCGATGAAAGCGGCGAGAAGCTTTTCGATGAGCAGCCGACCCGCCCGCGCACCGGCGGCACGGTGGTGACGACGATCAATGCCCGCTGGCAGAAGCTGGCGGAGAAGGTGCTGAAATCCGGCTGCAAACGCGGTGCCTTCGTGGTGATCGATGCAGTGACCGGAGAGGTATTGGTGATGGCTTCAAAGCCCACCTTCAATCTCAACACCATCGATACCGACTACAAGGCACTGGAAGCCGATCCCTCCCGGCCGATGGTGGCGTTGTCCTACCAGGGCACCTATCCGCCCGCCTCGACCTTCAAGCCCATCGTGGCGCTGGCCGCGCTCAACAATGGCACCGTTTCGGAAGACACGGAGATCTATTGTCCCGCCGCCATCGAAATCGGCAACCATGTCTTCAACAACTGGAGCAAGGCTCCCGAAGGCTCGATCGACGTGAAGCGTGCGATCGCCCGCTCGTGCAACCCGTGGTTCTATCAGGTGGGCATCAAGGTCGGTCCCGGGAATTTCCTGAGCCTCGCCCGCCGTCTCGGTTATGGTGAAAAGACCGGCTTGCCCTTGCTCGGTGAGAACAGTGGTCTGGTGCCGAACAACGAGTGGTTCCTGCAGCATGAAAAGCGCCGCATCCTTGATGGCGACACCGCGAACCTTTCCATCGGCCAAGGCGTTCTGCTCGCCTCTCCGCTGCAAGTAGCCCAGGCCATGGCCGGAATCGCCAATGGCGGTGCGGTGCCGAAGCTCCAACTCGTCCGCCAGGTGCAGGACAGCCGCGGCCGTGTGACCGAGGCGAACCGTCCCGAACGCCGCGCCTGGCTGGGAGTCGATCCGGTGGCGGTGGAAGTGGTTCGGAAAGGCATGCGCGATGTGGTGAATGCGGGTTATGGCACCGGCAAGGCGGCACAACTCAGCTTCACCGAGATGTGTGGCAAGACCGGCACGGCCCAGTGGGGTCCGGCCTCGAAGGAGCAGCGCCTCGCGTGGTTCGCCGGGTTCTTTCCTTTCGACAACCCGCGCTACTCGTTCGCCGTCCTGTATGAGGGCCGCCCGGGTGAAACCGTGTCCGGTGGCCGCATGGCCGCGCCGATGGTGAAGGCTTTCTTCGAGCCCTTGAAGGAAGAGATCAAGGAGACCATCGCGCCGCCGCCGAAGGCCGTGCTGATCGTGGAAGATGGAGATTCACCCAAGGGGGATGGCAAGCATCAGGAAACGATACTCAAGGCGATACCCGTGGAGTCGGGGGATGGGACGGTCGTCAATCCACCCGAACCGGAAGATATGCCCGCTCCCAAGGCCGTGCCGGTGGATCCGAAGGATCTGCCCGTGGAAACGGAAGACGGCCCGTGAGGTGCCGTGGTGTTATTCCACCGGCAGGCCGTCCTCGGTTTTGACGGCCTGCCCTTTGAAGAGCTTCCCGGCCTGCCCGGCGAGCCGGAGATAGCGGTCACCCGGCACGTCCGGCTCGCTGACGAAGAGGCTCGTTCCCGTTGGTGGATCGTTGCGGACCTTGAAGATCGCCGTGCCTTCGTCCAGTTCATCGAACATGGCCACGTAGAGCGCCTTCGCTCCGGCGTCACGATATTGCATGGCTTGGAACCAGAAGAACCGGCCTCCATTTCGCGGGATCTGGTTGACCGGCACGTCCTTGCCGCGGCCTGCCATGAGATTGTGCCAGCTGAAGCCGGGAAAGGCGACGGGCAGGTAGTCGAGCTGGTGATCGCGGCACCAGACGAGATCATCCTTCGCGGTGGTGGTGATGTAGCGCGCGGCATCCTCCGGCTTGCCATAGCGGCCCACCGTCCACGGACTGACCACGTCCGCCATGGCGATGATCTCGTGCAGCGCGGGGTCGGTGATGGCATCCCGCTGGAGCGTGCGCCAGTAGGTGGGCACGCCGAGCATGACGGTGCATCCGGCGTCCTTCTTGAAGAAAGTCACCAGCGCGCGCCATTCATCGAGCATCGCCGGACGGTCGTTGAAGCCCAGGCCCCACAGGGCGACCAAGGGCTTGCTACGATGTTTCAAGTAGCCGGTATCCGAAGCATCCGCGATCTGGAATTGCTTGCGCAGGTATTGCCAATCGTCGCTCACGAGACGGGCCTCGCCGGGTTTGATGCCGCTCAGGTCGTACATCAGCACCCAGTTCCGGGATGTATCCGCGGCGGCCTTGCGGCAATGCACCAGCACGTCATCGAGTGCGCGGCGGTATTTCGGGTCCTTCGTCGTGACGGCGAAACGTTGGAGAAAAACTCCGTCGATGCCATAAGCGCGCATCCATTCGAAGTGCTTCGCGATCACGGCCGGGTTGGTGGAGGAAAACACTTCGGCCACGCTGCCGTCCGGATGGCGGAAATCGGTTTTCACGCGGGCTGTCTCCGGCAGTTCACGGACGTCCGGCCACAACTCGATGCCACAGGAACCGGGCGCGAAGGCTTTGCCGCCGTAGTGGCTCCACCCCGTGCCATAACCATCCTCCGGAGTGCGGAACCAGCCTTGGTAGCCGCACATCACTTTGCCCGTGAGATCGTCCGCTGCGGCGGAAAGCAGCAGGCAGGCGGTGGAGAGGAATATTCGCAGGATCATGGCAGGAGCGGGAAACCCCACGTCTAGTAAGGGGCAAAATATCCCGGTCTTTCCATCATCCGCGAGGGATTTGAGGCCGCTTTGATGGTGATGCTCGCTGTTTCGAAGACTTTTTTGTAACCTCCGGCCGCTTTTCCGCGGATGGCGTGTAGAACGATGAAACGGATCAAGAACATGACTTGCGTGCTGGTGGCGGCGATGGCCCCGCTGGCCATGGCGGCGGACGAACCCGCGCCGAAGCCCGTATGGGAGGTGCAAGCCCGCCTCAGCGGCGGGAAGAATCCGAAGATCGCCGGATGGTTCAAGGAGGTTTTCGGCCAGGCCAAGCTGACGGCGATCAAGACCGGCGGTGCCACGGTTCAGATCCGGGGCTTCCGAGGTGCCGAAGAGTCGAAACCAGAGTGGTCCGCTGAAATCCGGGGTCTGGAAGGAGAGCAGGAGCTCTTTGGCGAATTGGAGAAGGAAGGGGCGAAACGCGATGGGGATCGGATGATCTACAAGGCGGAGGGAGAAGAGGTGGTGTTCTGGCAGGCAGGCCCGGGAGTGGTGAAGCTGGTTTCGCCTGCGGGGATTCCATTCCGCGAGAGCGCGATGACACCTCTGCCGGAAGACACCTGGCTGGCTGGCTCGGTGGATTTCACCTTGTTGCCCAAGGAGCTTGTGGATTCATCCCTGCTGAAGATGACAAAGGGGCTCAGCTTCAGTGCTTCCAGTCCGGGTGTGGGTGCGTCTTTGAACCTCACGGTGAAACTGGCGGATGCGGACCTGGCGGATCAGTTGGCCACGTTGGCCAAGGAGCTCTATGCCGAGGTGGTCAAAAAAGAGGAGGACGAGCCGGAGGTGTCTCATCCGGCGCTGGAAATGGAAAGCCGCGATGGCGAGATCAGTTTCACGGTCAAGCTGGATGACACCCAGCTCCAGCAACTGGTCGATGAAGTGAAAGTCGGCCTGAAGGATGCCACCTCCGACGAAGGGGATGAAGAGAAAGGTGGAATTCACGTCGAGAAATCCTTCAGCTTCTGAGCAACCTCACCAAGCGACGATTCCAATCCCTCCGTGGCAGCCGATTTGGACAACGCCCTGGCCCTGCGATGGAAAGGCGGTGACGTGACCGCCTACAATGAACTGGTGCAGCGCCACATCGGCAGCCTCCGTGGATATCTCTATTCCCGCTGTGGCAGGGACGCGGATGCCAGCGATCTTTGCCAGGAAGTCTTTATCGAAGTCTGCCTGAAGATCGCCAATTTCGATCCCGCCTACTCGTTCACCGCCTGGCTCTACACCATCGCGAGGAACAAGGTGGCCGATCTGTTCCGGAAGCAAAAGCCGCTGGAATTGTTCGTGCCGGAGCAACACAGCGCCGAGGACGATTCCCATCCCGCGAGAATCCACGAGGAACGGGATGCAGCCATCCACGCATGGGAGAAGATTTTCGAAATCCTGCCCGAAGCCCAGGCCACCGCGTTGTGGCTGAGAGCCCAGGGGCAGATGAGCGTCGAACAAATTGCTTCGACGATGGATCAAACCACCGCGAATGTAAAAGTCCTGCTGTTCCGCGCCCGCCAGCGCCTCGCCCGTGACTGGGAAAACCTCATCGCCAAATCCTGATTTTATGAGCACCCCGAATTCCCATTGCGAAGAAATCCAGATGATGATCTCCGAGGCTCTCGATGAGCAGCGGAATCTGCCGGAGATCGTGGCCTCTCACCTCTGCGGATGCACGGAATGCTCGGCATTCCTCGATTTTTGGACGAAAGGTGCCGGTGCTGGTCTGGCGGCTCCCATGCCGCCCACGGATCTGCGGCTGCGGGAAAAGATCCTTTCATTGCCGCGCACCGCCCGCAATGTCCCTGCGGAAGACAAGGGCCGGTTCCACCACTATCGCGGTATCTTCTCCGCAGTGGCCGCTGCGGTTGTGTTCATGGGCACGGCGTACCTTTTGCTGGATGTCATTCCGATCAAGGAGCGGACGCGGGCAGTGGACAAGCCGGGCAATTCGCTGGCGAGCCGGGTGGCCCAACACCAGATCAGGGCATTGCGGACCGACCTCCGGAAAGGGGCGAGCGCGCTGCGTGGGCCGGTTTCCGGCATCAACCGCCTGCTGGATTGAATGACTCCTCCCGATTCCCGATTGACGGGGCGGGAAACCGCCTGAAACGGCAATTTTTCCTCTTCCCTCTAGGCCGATTTCCCGCCAGAGAAGGGACGGCTGCGGCGTACGTCGCAGTTCCCTCAGAACATCCCACTATTCGACCATGGATATCCAGATCGCCACTCTCGCCGACTTCGCCGCCGACTACAACGGCAAGCTCGTGATTTCCGGCACCTTCGACACCCTTGTGGCGCGCGCCGTACCGGTGGTTCACCCGCAGTGCTCGCTGGCCTTGCGCTTTTGCTTCACTCCGGAGGACATCGGCCGTCACAAGCTTTCGATCAACATCATCAACGAGGACGGTGAGTCCCTCGACCCGAACAACATGCCGATCGAGCCGGAATTCGAAGTCCAGCTCCCGAAGGGCACCCCGTTCCTGACCCGCAACATCATCATGAACCTGCAGGGGCTGAAGTTCGACGCCGCCGGCATCTACTCCATCGATCTCGGCATCGAT belongs to Luteolibacter ambystomatis and includes:
- a CDS encoding autotransporter-associated beta strand repeat-containing protein, with the protein product MKQTFAFLVFLTGACSSNLMAATATWTGAYTGVNWNADNGTSSNWTGGAGLFGKPAANDALIFSGTTGLANNNDLAAGTIFTSTTFDATAGAFVIGGNSIVLGGDVTNNSTNAQTINLPLTYTAVRTFNAASGDITLGGVLSGGAASGITKTGANKLTLAGSGTIGNAGAPFPLNLRNGTLRLNGGAYTITGEAAIGDASAGNGAAGNNVNLTIDQGSLAVSSWFSIARGNGVGAVSSDVVLNNAASITTANLGGGYNAASALNLPKGSLTLNNTSTFTVSNNGVNFNFGESAGSNLSVTLNGSSTFTHNAGTATRSRFGMTGKASFKVASPTATANFHAVQLGTAGGSGALINKGNLNLAAAANIGTDILAVGQSANGYGYFCNDNGAATNPTVTAQEVGFGGVASSGTGTGVVDIKSGTFITNSWFAMNRNQTANSSSDAQLNITGGTLKLANSATNNFVNWAGGTGTQTGVINVTGSGVLGSNGTSTDLSLQSADSANSIGIVSIASGGTVQVNSLNAEKYFVADGVNVTAGSSYVNFNNGTLRSNAASTKLLAATLTGVYIHSGGATFDTNGVNSTTAKGLQAPTGNGITSIAVATAGSGYIGRPNVKITGGGGVGATAMATYDEATGTITGITITSPGSGYTSTPTVTLVGGGAATAATVGTVSTGAVTSGGISKIGTGILSLGGTSTYTGATSVTGGTLDIAGTIGSGGGTAITSSTGLTEAATGVIAGASSVSITGGTSTLGGVNTYTGSTSVAAASSLALTGTLGSGTGTAVSTAGTFTESAAGVIAGSSSLSVSGGSASLAGANTYTGSTSVTGGTLTLTGTGNINSTSGLTVNGSGAKLVQTSSTTLSSPVNLGTGTVDGTGLVDTINVGHATGGVVANGNGSFSPLSVNNLTFNGTGAMNVAINSASPGLVVGALTTNAAGPVTLNVSNPIWSNGQTYDVVSYTSLGGAGYSAFTLGTVSGLGARQTANIQNSGASLQVVITGDNPTWTGALSNEWSTAVLASPKNWKSVNLGTSTDFLANDAVIFGDAATGSTSVNIAGGNVVPSSTTFNNTNFAYTIGSTGGFGIAGTGILIKSGINQLTLNSANTYSGGTQFNDGQLNINNASAIGTGPLTLTGSYLDNTSGSPVTLSTNNAQAWNSNALNFIGSNSLNLGTGNVTMSVSPVITTDGSATLTVGGSISGAFGISKTGAGTLALGGAASTFTGGVTFSSGTLAINGAAALGTGAFNIDGGAVLDNTSAGAVTLTTTNNGTWNNDITFTGTQSLNLGAGAITLGGTGDRTFNVVANAFTVGSFTSTQGLVKTGAGTLGLGAAGITNLGGTLTVQAGKIQTGINDLKATGLAGSGTIENGSGVVRWLYITNPVDNTFTGVLQDGAGVGKLGLLKAGAGKLTLTGNSSMGDQVTVNGGLLNVTGSLSLSKTVVPTALAAGGGIRVGTGATLGSAGEVWLSNVENTYGSLNIDGGTVNVGSWLAFGRGGGNGLLTHNGGTLNISTNNLTLGSFGGAATGTIDTLHGVATFRGSSVTDLSATAANQGNIYVGENTTGVMTMMESASVTAHGPNGVIIAKQNTTNSAGVFNLLGGVLTTTSITGGTGTSTANFNGGTVKAFADSATFIATLGNAFVRSGGLTVDLNGKTLTAPQALLAPPGSGISASGLVVSGSGYFEAPIVQITGGDGIGATAIASIDSSGNLTGITVTNPGRNYTVPPTFTLIGGGGTGSVTGTPALVANTSGAVTVKGAGSLTLGGANSYTGLTSVGDSATTNISTLGITNDSGLGSTDAGTIVHGVAPGAGTIGTSLLLGTVTIPAGEGITLDTGAAGQRSSIRVAGTADSAVINGNITLAGSGRAQLYSEGTGASSLVINGNISGTVGDSFAVRGGAAATATGTINGTVSIGTVPFQKTDASVWTINSTGNSWGATTISVGTLKLGVNDALPTTTGITIGQNGQSAIFDLNGKNQTITGLAGVAGSTAISVTSATAATLTMNNTLAQTFGTNGGIISGAIKLVKTGAGTFNLSGIHTYTGDTTVSAGKLSLTNAYLADTADVRLATGATLDLTFAGTDTIDELYIDGVAQAGGTWGAIGSGATHETGLITGTGKLQVTTAGGSAFDTWASSKGLTTGNNGKADNPDGDGLNNLGEFALDGNPLSGVRAGKVVVKVAPVSSVNYLTLTLPVRGSGTTFSGSTEKVSALVDGIIYHVQGSDDLTNFTATVVEVTGTDATNIQSDLPVLSSGWFYRTFRSQNPVSSTSKTFLRAKITE
- a CDS encoding M48 family metallopeptidase — its product is MMEWNILAVVILISMFALWNLDFAAALLNLKAFPETVPPALADILTAESLDRSRAYLRTNAVFQIIRSSVMLALPIAFWMLGGFQWLDETSRALAHDGPVASGLVFFACCALGIQLLGLPFSWYDTFVIEEKFGFNRSTQATFWGDQIKGLLMLAVLGVPIAAALLWIFLQVPHAWLWAWAVFTVFQLLLTWLAPSLILPLFNKFSPMPEGGLKRRIEELGERCGFPLSGVFVMDGSKRSTKANAFFTGFGKRKKIALFDTLMEKHGEDELLGVLAHEIGHFRLGHIRQRLFVGVLQSAALFFLLGLATDPHGAFSRQLFDAFGVAQISPHVGILLFTLLFEPVSRVLGVLANAWSRRHEFEADAFAANSTGDAKPLSEALKKLSADQLSHPSPHPLRVWLDYSHPPLLQRLQALEKV